From Rubrobacter calidifluminis, one genomic window encodes:
- a CDS encoding DJ-1/PfpI family protein — translation MARKEGFRLGIYVFEGAETVDFAAPYGVFSVARRFDPELDVFLVGEAMRPVQAQAGFTILPNYSFRDHPAMDAFLIPGGIGTRPEMHNRNLHDYVRSLPEETLLVSVCTGSWVYAKMGLLDGLAATNRKEPDNTEKPPNGKPPIDRLADIAPACRVSRARVVDAGRILTAGGISSGMEMGFYLLKRAGYDEEFVSEVARVMEYTRAYEAYRDDVEVVGERSPGV, via the coding sequence ATGGCACGAAAAGAGGGGTTCAGGCTCGGGATCTACGTGTTCGAGGGCGCCGAGACAGTGGACTTCGCCGCGCCCTACGGGGTATTTTCGGTAGCCCGGCGCTTCGATCCGGAGCTCGATGTCTTCCTCGTCGGGGAGGCGATGCGGCCGGTGCAGGCCCAGGCGGGGTTCACCATCCTGCCGAACTACTCCTTCAGGGACCATCCGGCGATGGACGCTTTCCTGATCCCGGGCGGCATCGGGACCCGGCCGGAGATGCACAACCGCAACCTGCACGACTACGTCCGTTCCCTCCCGGAGGAGACGCTGCTCGTCAGCGTGTGCACGGGCTCGTGGGTCTACGCGAAGATGGGCCTGCTCGACGGGCTTGCCGCGACCAACCGCAAGGAGCCGGACAACACCGAGAAGCCCCCGAACGGCAAGCCCCCAATCGATCGTCTCGCCGACATCGCGCCCGCCTGCAGAGTCAGCCGGGCCCGGGTCGTGGACGCCGGGCGCATCCTGACGGCAGGCGGCATCTCCTCCGGGATGGAGATGGGCTTCTATTTGCTGAAGCGCGCCGGATACGACGAGGAGTTCGTCTCCGAAGTCGCGCGGGTCATGGAGTACACCAGGGCTTACGAGGCGTACCGCGACGACGTGGAGGTCGTCGGGGAGCGCTCACCCGGCGTATGA
- a CDS encoding cyclase family protein, whose translation MIDLGGIGAARVVDLSVTLSERLPGTWPGHMSFAHHNWNWFAEVEGPTGRTRSTAPYQTNFIVIDEHCGTHFDAPTHFIPPESSGLPAAGPLGSQSGEKVPPEELMGPAVVVDVRFLSGQGKPGVSPFIEPEHIRAFEEEHGELEEGEVVLLRTGWDRYYAEGEEGERFMRAPLVTGKSPGWPAPSPELAVYLHEKGIRALGIDAPSIGSAHDGVPVHREGLGRGMRYVEILTNLGELPVRGAYFIFLPLKVAGSSGGPGRAVALVSRGV comes from the coding sequence GTGATAGATCTCGGCGGGATCGGCGCGGCGCGGGTGGTCGACCTCTCGGTCACGCTCTCCGAGCGGCTTCCGGGCACCTGGCCGGGACACATGAGCTTCGCCCACCACAACTGGAACTGGTTCGCCGAGGTCGAGGGTCCCACCGGCAGGACCCGCAGCACAGCCCCCTACCAGACCAACTTCATCGTCATCGACGAACACTGCGGCACACACTTCGACGCCCCCACCCACTTCATCCCGCCGGAGAGCTCGGGACTCCCAGCGGCGGGCCCGCTCGGGAGCCAGAGTGGGGAGAAGGTGCCGCCGGAGGAGCTGATGGGACCCGCCGTCGTGGTCGACGTGCGGTTCCTCTCCGGGCAGGGTAAGCCCGGGGTGAGCCCCTTCATCGAGCCGGAGCACATAAGGGCCTTCGAGGAAGAGCACGGGGAGCTGGAGGAGGGCGAGGTGGTGCTGCTGCGGACCGGCTGGGACCGCTACTACGCCGAGGGCGAGGAGGGCGAGAGGTTCATGCGGGCCCCGCTCGTCACCGGGAAATCCCCGGGCTGGCCCGCACCCTCACCGGAGCTCGCCGTCTACCTGCACGAGAAGGGGATAAGGGCGCTCGGCATAGACGCCCCGAGCATCGGCAGCGCACACGACGGGGTGCCGGTGCACCGGGAGGGCCTGGGCAGGGGGATGCGCTACGTCGAGATCCTGACGAACCTCGGAGAGCTGCCCGTGCGGGGGGCGTACTTCATCTTCCTCCCCCTCAAGGTCGCCGGATCGAGCGGCGGGCCCGGCAGGGCCGTCGCGCTGGTCTCCCGGGGAGTATAA